The following are from one region of the Vidua macroura isolate BioBank_ID:100142 chromosome 15, ASM2450914v1, whole genome shotgun sequence genome:
- the ZMAT2 gene encoding zinc finger matrin-type protein 2 has product MASGSGTKNLDFRRKWDKDEYEKLAEKRLTEEREKKDGKPAQPVKRELLRHRDYKVDLESKLGKTIVITKTTPQSEMGGYYCNVCDCVVKDSINFLDHINGKKHQRNLGMSMRVERSTLDQVKKRFEVNKKKMEEKQKDYDFEERMKELREEEEKAKAYKKEKQREKKRRAEEDLTFEEDDEMAAVMGFSGFGSTKKNH; this is encoded by the exons ATGGCGTCGGGCAGCGGG ACCAAGAACCTGGACTTCCGCAGGAAGTGGGACAAGGATGAGTATGAGAAACTCGCAGAGAAGCGGCTCAcggaggagagagaaaagaaagatg GCAAACCAGCTCAGCCTGTCAAAAGGGAGCTTCTGCGGCACCGAGACTACAAAGTGGACCTGGAATCCAAGCTTGGGAAAACCATTGTCATCACCAAAACTACCCCTCAGTCAGAGATGGGAGG GTATTACTGTAACGTATGTGACTGTGTGGTGAAAGATTCCATCAACTTCTTGGATCACATCAATGGCAAAAAAC ACCAGAGGAATCTGGGCATGTCCATGCGGGTGGAGCGTTCCACACTGGACCAGGTGAAGAAACGCTTTGAGGTGAACAAGAAGAAGatggaggagaagcagaaggattATGACTTTGAGGAGAGGATGAAGGAACTCCGTGAGGAG gaggagaaggccAAAGCCTACaagaaggagaagcagagagagaagaagaggCGGGCAGAGGAAGATTTGACCTTTGAAGAGGATGATGAAATGGCAGCTGTGATGGGTTTCTCTGGTTTTGGCTCAACCAAAAAGAACCACTGA
- the LOC128814915 gene encoding protocadherin-10-like gives MGAGTGSGRGQLFLRSLLFLLLAGLPAHHPVRGQLRYAVPEELEHGAFVANLGEDLGLDVSTLSARRFRIVSRAGARQHLEVNLENGILFVNERIDREEVCEAGGTCLLHLQLLVESPLELYRVEVEVLDINDHAPTFPWQEYVLEVAESAVLGARFPLESAQDPDVGTNSVHTYRLSPNGFFSLEVQTRSDASKFAELVLERALDREQQRVHRVLLTALDGGVPERSGTAHIVITVLDANDNVPAFDQPSYGVSLPEDAPAGTLVIQLNATDLDEGPNGEIEYSFSGHAPPRVRELFHVEPRSGQVLLKGRLDYERASLHELYVQAKDRGPSAVAVHCRVLVHLLDVNDNAPEVTLTSVSTPVLEDAPPGTVIAVISVLDRDSGDNGRVSCEVGPNVPFELRSSFRNYYTLVTTQALDREVVPEYNVSITARDMGSPALLTRSTLTIPVSDVNDNAPRFLQPSYSVYVMENNAPGASICSVSALDPDCQQNAYLSYSIADGHIHGMPVGTYVSINSDSGHMYALRSLDYEQIRSFQIQVQAQDAGFPPLSANVTVHIFVLDQNDNAPVIVSPMPRNGSVATELVPRSARPGYLVGTVSAVDADAGLNSRLSYQLLQATDFTLFSVAPDTGELRTLRSFLEQDASRQQLVVQVRDGGQPALSATVSLLLSVVETMPQTLSDFSEFSLPPEVSSSSPLTLYLLVSLGSISFTFLLAILILTAIRCRGERRPRQGDSCLPPRCHCCPGSRPSSDGLKTSNLTAQPPAGTTAATCLDVPAGGPPGYCYKVCLGPESAQSDFMFLKPCSPPRNNEKDPGKRSRPDQHLQVSKEAKQPNTDWLPPNTQRPALKSSQSLEDVGEIRRALQKEHERLCTLVTPVSEFQKASAGPNSIWTPQYSPLYPALDYQHNVYIPGTPTLLSSKDGPLFPGRENKNSFSTFGKRKKMTTYCDMHDSVVINNDLK, from the exons ATGGGGGCCGGGACAGGCTCCGGGCGGGGGCAGCTCTTCCTCcgctccctcctcttcctcctgttgGCCGGGCTCCCGGCGCACCACCCGGTGCGGGGGCAGCTGCGCTACGCCGTGCCGGAGGAGCTGGAGCACGGAGCCTTCGTGGCCAACCTGGGTGAGGACCTGGGACTGGATGTGTCCACCCTGTCGGCGAGGAGGTTCCGCATCGTGTCACGGGCCGGGGCCAGGCAGCACCTGGAGGTGAACCTGGAGAACGGGATCCTCTTTGTGAACGAGCGGATTGACCGGGAGGAGGTGTGCGAGGCCGGGGGGACCTGCCTgctccacctgcagctcctcgTCGAGAGCCCACTGGAGCTCTACCGCGTCGAGGTGGAGGTGCTGGACATCAACGACCACGCACCCACCTTCCCTTGGCAGGAATATGTGCTGGAGGTGGCCGAGTCTGCCGTGCTTGGAGCTCGCTTCCCACTGGAGAGCGCCCAGGATCCTGACGTGGGCACCAACTCTGTGCACACCTACCGCCTCAGCCCCAATGGCTTCTTTTCACTTGAGGTGCAGACACGCAGTgatgccagcaagtttgcagagctggtgctggagcgTGCCCTGGACCGTGAGCAGCAGCGCGTGCACCGGGTGCTGCTCACCGCTCTCGATGGCGGCGTCCCCGAACGCTCAGGCACGGCGCACATCGTCATCACGGTGCTGGATGCCAACGACAACGTGCCTGCCTTTGACCAGCCCTCCTACGGTGTGAGCCTTCCTGAGGATGCTCCTGCTGGCACTCTGGTCATCCAGCTCAATGCCACTGACCTGGATGAGGGCCCCAACGGGGAGATTGAGTACTCCTTCAGTGGGCACGCGCCGCCACGTGTCCGGGAGCTCTTCCACGTGGAGCCCCGGAGCgggcaggtgctgctgaagGGCCGCCTGGACTATGAGCGGGCCAGCCTCCACGAGCTCTATGTGCAAGCCAAGGACCGCGGGCCCTCGGCTGTGGCTGTGCACTGCAGGGTGCTTGTGCACCTCCTTGATGTCAATGACAATGCGCCAGAGGTGACCCTCACCTCTGTGTCCACACCCGTGCTGGAGGATGCCCCCCCAGGCACTGTGATCGCTGTCATCAGTGTTCTGGACCGGGACTCTGGGGACAACGGGCGTGTGAGCTGTGAGGTCGGCCCCAATGTGCCATTCGAGCTCCGCTCCTCCTTCCGGAACTACTACACGCTGGTCACCACGCAAGCGCTGGACCGGGAGGTTGTGCCCGAGTACAACGTAAGCATCACGGCTCGAGACATGGGCTCGCCTGCCCTGCTGACCCGCAGCACCCTCACCATCCCCGTGTCTGACGTGAACGACAACGCCCCGCGCTTCCTCCAGCCCTCCTACAGTGTCTATGTGATGGAGAACAACGCACCAGGTGCCTCCATCTGCTCTGTCAGTGCGTTAGACCCTGACTGCCAACAAAATGCCTACCTGTCCTACTCCATTGCCGACGGGCACATCCATGGCATGCCTGTGGGCACCTATGTGTCTATCAACTCAGACAGCGGGCACATGTACGCCCTGCGCTCCCTCGACTACGAGCAGATCCGCAGCTTCCAGATCCAGGTGCAAGCACAGGACGCGGGGTTTCCCCCACTCAGTGCCAACGTCACCGTCCACATCTTTGTGTTGGACCAGAATGACAATGCTCCGGTCATCGTTTCCCCCATGCCGCGCAACGGCTCTGTTGCCACTGAGCTGGTGCCGCGATCAGCCAGGCCTGGCTACCTCGTGGGCACGGTGTCGGCGGTGGATGCGGATGCGGGGCTGAACTCTCGCCTCTCCTACCAGCTCCTCCAGGCTACTGACTTCACCCTCTTCAGCGTGGCGCCCGACACGGGTGAGCTGCGCACACTCCGCTCCTTTCTGGAGCAGGATGCGAGCCGGCAGCAGCTGGTGGTGCAGGTGCGGGATGGAGGGCAGCCAGCGCTCTCTGCCACCGTGTCCCTCCTGCTTTCGGTGGTGGAAACCATGCCGCAGACTCTCTCTGACTTCAGCGAGTTCAGCCTCCCTCCAGAGGTCTCCTCATCTTCCCCGCTCACTCTGTATCTCCTTGTCTCCCTGGGCTCCATCTCCTTCACCTTCCTTCTCgccatcctcatcctcacagcCATTCGCTGCCGTGGAGAGCGGCGTCCCCGCCAAGGGGACAGCTGCTTGCCACCTCGCTGCCACTGCTGTCCCGGGTCCAGACCCTCCTCTGATGGCCTGAAGACTTCCAACCTGACGGCACAGCCCCCTGCGGGGACCACGGCTGCCACCTGCCTTGATGTGCCTGCGGGCGGCCCCCCAGGCTACTGCTACAAGGTCTGCCTCGGTCCTGAGTCTGCTCAGAGTGACTTCATGTTCCTCAaaccctgcagccccccccgGAACAACGAGAAGGATCCCGGGAAGCGGTCCCGGCCAGACCAGCATCTCCAGGTCTCCAAAGAG GCCAAGCAGCCCAACACAGACTGGCTGCCTCCAAACACACAGAGACCTGCCCTGAAAAG CTCCCAGAGCCTGGAAGATGTGGGGGAAATCCGTAGAGCCCTCCAGAAGGAGCACGAGAGGCTGTGCACACTGGTGACCCCGGTCTCTG agtttcagaaggcttcagcaGGCCCCAACAGCATCTGGACACCCCAGTACAGCCCCTTGTACCCAGCCCTGGATTATCAGCACAACGTTTACATCCCTGGCACCCCCACTCTGCTTTCCAGCAAGGATGGGCCCCTCTTCCCAGGCCGGGAGAACAAAAACAGCTTCTCCACCTTTGgcaagaggaagaagatgaCAACTTATTGTGACATGCATGACAGTGTGGTTATCAACAATGACCTGAAATAG